A window of the Streptomyces griseochromogenes genome harbors these coding sequences:
- a CDS encoding type II toxin-antitoxin system Phd/YefM family antitoxin, whose product MAYEIPVTQARAELADLINRVVYGGERVVVTRHGKPLVALVSAADLERLDALDESAEEQVISSVSGVRETNSAARERQRFGIAAEHRGPAVS is encoded by the coding sequence ATGGCCTACGAGATTCCGGTGACGCAAGCCAGGGCTGAGCTCGCCGACCTGATCAACCGGGTGGTGTACGGCGGTGAGCGGGTCGTCGTGACACGGCACGGCAAGCCGCTCGTCGCGCTGGTCTCGGCCGCCGACCTGGAGCGGCTCGACGCGCTCGACGAGTCGGCCGAGGAGCAGGTGATCAGTTCGGTGTCCGGGGTGCGCGAGACGAATTCCGCCGCGCGCGAACGGCAGCGCTTCGGGATCGCGGCGGAGCACCGGGGGCCCGCCGTCTCCTGA
- a CDS encoding ATP-dependent Clp protease proteolytic subunit: MTRPSARHVLPEFTERTGTGHRTLDPYSKLFESRVVFLGTPLDDTAATDVITQFMQLEHAAPDRDITLYLNCPGGSFTAMTAVYDTMRYVSCDVETYCLGQAASAAAVLLTAGTPGKRFMLPNARVVLEQPALTEPAKGQPSDLAIQAEELVRMRALMEEMLVRHTGRTAERIHQDLERELVLDAPGALAYGLVDGVVPSRRAQPGAGHAG; this comes from the coding sequence ATGACCCGACCGTCCGCCCGTCATGTCCTGCCCGAGTTCACCGAGCGCACGGGCACGGGCCACCGCACGCTGGATCCCTACTCGAAGCTCTTCGAGAGCCGGGTCGTCTTCCTCGGGACACCCCTCGACGACACGGCCGCGACGGACGTGATCACTCAGTTCATGCAGCTCGAACACGCGGCACCGGACCGGGACATCACGCTGTACCTGAACTGCCCGGGCGGCTCCTTCACCGCCATGACCGCGGTCTACGACACGATGCGGTACGTCAGTTGCGACGTGGAGACCTATTGCCTGGGCCAGGCCGCCTCCGCCGCCGCGGTGCTGCTCACGGCCGGGACACCGGGCAAGCGCTTCATGCTGCCGAACGCCCGCGTGGTGCTGGAACAGCCCGCCCTGACCGAGCCGGCCAAGGGGCAGCCGAGCGACCTCGCCATCCAGGCCGAGGAGCTGGTACGGATGCGCGCCCTCATGGAGGAGATGCTGGTCCGTCACACCGGGCGCACCGCGGAGCGGATCCACCAGGACCTGGAGCGGGAGCTGGTGCTCGACGCGCCGGGCGCACTGGCGTACGGCCTGGTGGACGGCGTCGTCCCGAGCCGCAGGGCGCAGCCCGGCGCCGGACACGCGGGGTGA
- a CDS encoding C40 family peptidase → MTALNRVPSLMARAGTASALTLAAVGGSITVPGLATDASAATIATKALQIAASKKGSPYQYGATGPRRFDCSGLTLYSFKKAGKRLPRTAAQQYNKTHHISAGNRKAGDLVFFHYGSSVYHVGIYAGKNKIWHAPRTGSVVRLEKIWTNAVWYGRVS, encoded by the coding sequence ATGACTGCGCTCAATCGTGTCCCGTCGCTGATGGCCCGGGCCGGCACGGCCTCGGCTCTCACCCTCGCCGCCGTGGGCGGCTCGATCACGGTCCCGGGCCTCGCCACCGACGCCTCGGCCGCCACGATAGCGACGAAAGCACTCCAGATCGCGGCCTCCAAGAAGGGTTCCCCCTACCAGTACGGGGCCACCGGGCCACGCCGGTTCGACTGCTCGGGGCTGACGCTCTACTCGTTCAAGAAGGCCGGCAAGCGCCTGCCGCGTACGGCCGCCCAGCAGTACAACAAGACGCACCACATCTCGGCCGGGAACCGCAAGGCCGGCGATCTGGTGTTCTTCCACTACGGATCCAGCGTCTACCACGTCGGCATCTACGCCGGGAAGAACAAGATCTGGCACGCCCCGAGGACCGGGTCCGTGGTGCGGCTGGAGAAGATCTGGACCAACGCGGTCTGGTACGGCCGGGTCAGCTGA
- a CDS encoding LysE family translocator, with protein sequence MDGQLIAFTGIAAGLVAMPGADFTVVVRNALVSRRAGAVCGLGIAGGLLVHTTLAVAGVAAVLVAVPALFRALQLLGGAYVLQLGLRTLWSLHRPVTGPAESVPPAATHPLRQGFVTNVLNPKASLTFLSLLPQFVPSGGSALPKTLLLALIVCAIALAWFQVVALLVDRLGRWLRRPRAARVLQAGTGAALTALGAALLLEPLLG encoded by the coding sequence ATGGACGGACAGCTCATCGCCTTCACCGGGATCGCCGCGGGTCTCGTCGCCATGCCGGGCGCCGACTTCACCGTGGTCGTCCGCAACGCCCTGGTCTCCCGCCGGGCCGGCGCGGTCTGCGGGCTCGGTATCGCCGGCGGTCTCCTGGTGCACACCACACTCGCCGTGGCCGGGGTCGCGGCGGTCCTGGTCGCCGTACCCGCGCTGTTCCGCGCGCTGCAGCTGCTGGGCGGCGCCTATGTGCTGCAGCTCGGTCTGCGGACCCTGTGGTCGCTGCACAGGCCCGTCACCGGTCCCGCCGAGTCCGTGCCCCCGGCCGCGACGCACCCGCTGCGGCAGGGCTTCGTCACCAACGTCCTCAACCCGAAGGCCTCGCTGACCTTCCTCAGCCTGCTGCCCCAGTTCGTGCCCTCGGGTGGCTCGGCCCTGCCGAAGACGCTGCTGCTCGCGCTGATCGTCTGTGCGATCGCGCTGGCCTGGTTCCAGGTCGTGGCCCTCCTGGTGGACCGGCTCGGCAGGTGGCTGCGCCGACCCCGGGCCGCCCGCGTACTCCAGGCGGGCACCGGGGCGGCGCTGACGGCGCTCGGAGCGGCCCTGCTGCTGGAGCCGCTCCTCGGCTGA
- a CDS encoding LysR family transcriptional regulator, which produces MYDPTRLAALVAVAEAGSITRAADRLGYTPPALSQQLAKLEREAGTALLVRHHRGARLTEAGEVLVARARVVLDELERARHELARLAGLTGGVLRLGTFPTAGVHLLPPALSAFRRAHPDVRLSVADYDPPSGVTAVAAGEVDLALTHAYHPAEPAPVPASVALEPVLEEELVLVTAPGHALSSASSRLPLEQLAGQPVISMAPHHPARREVEALLAGVGATPALLVPTPGYAVVCALVSAGLGVALVPEMVARTAVTPVGVRPLEGGRLRRTISVAYRAEEVAPATQAFRALLHGAFGRAQHAPARQRPSL; this is translated from the coding sequence ATGTACGACCCCACCCGGCTTGCCGCGCTGGTCGCCGTCGCGGAGGCGGGCTCCATCACGCGGGCCGCGGACCGGCTCGGATACACGCCGCCCGCCCTCTCGCAGCAGCTGGCCAAGCTGGAGCGGGAGGCGGGCACGGCGCTGCTGGTACGCCACCACCGCGGGGCCCGGCTGACCGAGGCGGGCGAGGTACTGGTGGCGCGGGCCCGGGTGGTGCTGGACGAGCTGGAGCGGGCCCGGCACGAGCTGGCCCGGCTGGCCGGCCTGACGGGCGGGGTGCTGCGCCTCGGCACCTTCCCGACGGCGGGTGTCCATCTGCTGCCGCCCGCTCTGAGCGCGTTCCGCCGGGCCCACCCGGACGTCCGGCTGTCGGTCGCCGACTACGACCCGCCGTCCGGGGTCACCGCGGTGGCGGCCGGAGAGGTGGACCTGGCGCTCACCCACGCCTATCACCCGGCCGAGCCCGCCCCCGTGCCCGCCTCCGTCGCCCTGGAACCGGTCCTGGAGGAGGAGCTGGTGCTGGTGACGGCCCCCGGCCACGCCCTCAGCAGTGCCTCGTCCCGGCTGCCGCTGGAGCAGCTGGCCGGGCAGCCGGTGATCAGCATGGCGCCGCATCATCCGGCCCGGCGTGAGGTGGAGGCGCTGCTCGCCGGGGTGGGCGCCACTCCCGCGCTGCTGGTGCCGACGCCCGGGTACGCCGTCGTGTGCGCGCTGGTCAGTGCCGGGCTCGGAGTGGCCCTCGTACCGGAGATGGTGGCGCGGACCGCGGTCACTCCGGTCGGAGTACGTCCGTTGGAGGGGGGTCGGCTGCGCCGCACGATCTCGGTCGCCTACCGGGCCGAGGAAGTCGCTCCCGCCACGCAGGCGTTCCGGGCCCTTCTGCACGGGGCGTTCGGCCGGGCCCAGCACGCTCCGGCGCGTCAGCGTCCCTCCTTGTGA
- a CDS encoding ATP-binding protein, translating to MADHLEASVTLPSDPASVSAARSYVVGTLAEWGLPPDTDAADTVRLIVSELATNAVQHTLGQSPTFTVDIALHRDEQLRIGVTDSHPRFPKRLPAAVQQDNGRGMVIIRWLTAECGGKLRIRPTREGGKTVCIELPWSIPAEPVTAGQPEP from the coding sequence ATGGCAGACCATCTGGAAGCATCCGTCACTCTGCCGAGCGATCCCGCCTCGGTCTCCGCGGCCCGCTCCTATGTGGTGGGCACCCTCGCGGAGTGGGGTCTGCCACCGGACACCGACGCGGCCGACACCGTGCGGCTGATCGTCTCCGAACTCGCCACCAACGCCGTACAGCACACCCTCGGTCAGTCACCCACCTTCACCGTAGACATCGCCCTGCACCGCGACGAACAGCTGCGCATCGGTGTGACGGACAGTCATCCGCGCTTTCCGAAGAGACTGCCCGCCGCGGTCCAGCAGGACAACGGGCGCGGCATGGTCATCATCCGCTGGCTCACCGCGGAGTGCGGCGGCAAACTCCGGATCCGCCCCACCCGCGAGGGCGGCAAGACGGTCTGCATCGAACTTCCCTGGTCCATCCCGGCCGAGCCGGTCACGGCGGGACAGCCGGAGCCGTAG
- a CDS encoding helix-turn-helix domain-containing protein, with product MQNGPAVRRRKLGAELRTLRTGTGLTSGEAARLVGWHQSKVSRIETGASGVKPADVRLLLDAYGVREGQLREMLLMLAGSEGAGGRSRWWHAYRGILPPTYRDFISLESQASGMRTLETTVVPGLLQTPEYARAVTRAAVGGVDEERLDALVEVRLARQDVLRSDPPLALSAVLDEAVLRREVGGPEVMARQLARLVEAACLPQVKLQVLPFGAGAHVGLTGPFVIFSFPSTSDLDVVVLDQLTSSLYLERKEDLMAYSEAFNTLRIYALSPEDSLDYIAGIGDGA from the coding sequence ATGCAGAACGGTCCCGCGGTACGGCGCCGCAAACTCGGCGCCGAGCTGCGCACGCTGCGCACGGGTACGGGACTCACCAGCGGCGAGGCGGCCCGGTTGGTGGGCTGGCACCAGTCGAAGGTGAGCCGCATCGAGACCGGCGCGAGCGGCGTGAAACCGGCCGATGTGCGGTTACTCCTGGATGCCTACGGGGTGCGGGAGGGGCAACTGCGCGAGATGCTGCTGATGTTGGCGGGGTCCGAGGGTGCGGGCGGACGCAGCCGGTGGTGGCACGCCTACCGGGGAATCCTGCCGCCCACCTACCGCGATTTCATCAGCCTGGAGTCGCAGGCGAGCGGGATGCGCACGCTGGAGACCACCGTGGTCCCGGGTCTGCTGCAGACGCCCGAGTACGCCCGCGCGGTGACCCGGGCGGCCGTGGGGGGAGTGGACGAGGAGCGGCTGGACGCGCTGGTGGAGGTGCGGCTGGCCAGGCAGGACGTGCTGCGTTCGGATCCGCCGCTGGCGCTGAGCGCGGTGCTGGACGAGGCAGTGCTCAGGCGTGAGGTCGGCGGGCCGGAGGTGATGGCGCGGCAGCTGGCACGGCTGGTCGAGGCCGCTTGTCTGCCCCAGGTGAAGCTGCAGGTGCTGCCGTTCGGCGCGGGAGCGCATGTCGGCCTCACCGGGCCTTTCGTTATCTTCTCATTTCCGAGCACTTCTGATCTGGATGTGGTTGTTCTGGACCAGTTGACGAGTAGCCTCTATCTGGAACGGAAAGAAGACCTCATGGCCTACTCGGAGGCCTTCAACACCCTTCGGATCTACGCCCTTTCACCCGAGGACTCGTTGGATTACATCGCCGGGATAGGTGACGGCGCGTAA